One Panthera leo isolate Ple1 chromosome B1, P.leo_Ple1_pat1.1, whole genome shotgun sequence DNA window includes the following coding sequences:
- the ERICH1 gene encoding glutamate-rich protein 1 isoform X1, which produces MAALRRHVFVEKVLRRLFPSVPCGQEKRVLVAPASGNPAERVATTDLRGRSAPTLTGGDSKVPPRRRLYTASLPPEGYVPAPPEPQASPASEDSSGSDDAGKGCPLSDQDFHDQPKRRRARKHKSKKNFKDPNNIHGEQEELEKQQSLLQEKLQPQCTDGPTISRNKKRKLKKKQQIKRKKAAGVITKASGVNFLYQPEQSDSERDVEHQSDGEDGADARGGDGADAREGDGADAREGDGADAHEGDGADARGHCSTDTSEENHKDSNEEGVKSISEKAAGILNFLKSTQEIYFYDGICQDPGSAVLLETTQELFKHLDSHGLSPSDVLLLDHMKSLLLLQDTKGLRRALEMFPERCTLPADCSSLVQTCSWFLYIGFISCGIHTLALITVCAHILRSFLRMGSYHL; this is translated from the exons TGTTCGTGGAGAAAGTTCTGAGGAGGCTTTTCCCTAGTGTTCCCTGTGGCCAAGAAAAGAGGGTACTCGTGGCTCCAGCTTCTGGAAACCCAGCCGAGAGGGTGGCCACTACGGACCTCAGGGGCAGGAGTGCCCCCACCTTGACAG GTGGAGACTCCAAGGTCCCTCCTCGAAGGCGGCTCTACACGGCGAGTTTGCCTCCTGAGGGGTACGTCCCAGCCCCCCCAGAGCCGCAGGCCAGCCCGGCCTCCGAGGACAGCTCGGGCAGCGATGACGCGGGGAAAGGATGCCCCCTCTCAG atcaGGATTTTCACGATCAACCAAAGAGAAGAAGAGCTAGAAagcataaatcaaagaaaaattttaaagatcccAATAATATTCATGGAGAACAAGAAGAATTAGAGAAGCAGCAGAGTCTTTTGCAAGAAAAATTGCAGCCACAGTGCACAGATGGCCCCACCatcagcagaaataaaaaaaggaaactgaaaaagaaacagcaaattaaaaggaaaaaagcagcCGGCGTGATCACCAAAGCTTCTGGCGTCAACTTCCTGTACCAGCCCGAGCAGAGCGACAGTGAACGCGACGTCGAGCACCAAAGTGATGGCGAGGACGGCGCAGACGCCCGCGGGGGGGACGGCGCAGACGCCCGCGAGGGGGACGGTGCAGATGCCCGCGAGGGGGATGGCGCAGACGCCCACGAGGGGGACGGCGCAGACGCCCGCGGGCACTGCAGTACAGACACCAGTGAGGAAAACCATAAAGACAGCAATGAGGAAGGTGTTAAAAGTATCAGTGAAAAGGCGGCTGGTATCCTGAATTTTCTAAAGTCAAcacaagaaatttatttttatgacg GTATCTGCCAGGATCCAGGCTCCGCCGTCCTCCTGGAAACCACTCAGGAGCTATTTAAGCATCTTGACAGTCACGGCCTGTCCCCCTCAGATGTGCTCCTGCTGGATCACATGAAAAGCCTGTTGCTTCTGCAAGATACCAAAGGGCTGAGACGAGCCCTCGAAATGTTCCCGGAACGCTGCACACTGCCGGCAG aTTGTTCATCACTAGTACAGACTTGCAGCTGGTTTTTGtatattggttttatatcctgcggAATCCATACATTAGCTCTAATCACGGTGTGTGCACACATTCTTCGAAGTTTTCTGCGCATGggatcatatcatctgtga
- the ERICH1 gene encoding glutamate-rich protein 1 isoform X2, translating to MFARLAEHSQNKLLAIQVFVEKVLRRLFPSVPCGQEKRVLVAPASGNPAERVATTDLRGRSAPTLTGGDSKVPPRRRLYTASLPPEGYVPAPPEPQASPASEDSSGSDDAGKGCPLSDQDFHDQPKRRRARKHKSKKNFKDPNNIHGEQEELEKQQSLLQEKLQPQCTDGPTISRNKKRKLKKKQQIKRKKAAGVITKASGVNFLYQPEQSDSERDVEHQSDGEDGADARGGDGADAREGDGADAREGDGADAHEGDGADARGHCSTDTSEENHKDSNEEGVKSISEKAAGILNFLKSTQEIYFYDGICQDPGSAVLLETTQELFKHLDSHGLSPSDVLLLDHMKSLLLLQDTKGLRRALEMFPERCTLPAAAAASGTWAGESPPLGTVSRCGDEDGMKT from the exons atgtttgctcgCCTcgcggaacactcacagaacaagttactcgcaatccaag TGTTCGTGGAGAAAGTTCTGAGGAGGCTTTTCCCTAGTGTTCCCTGTGGCCAAGAAAAGAGGGTACTCGTGGCTCCAGCTTCTGGAAACCCAGCCGAGAGGGTGGCCACTACGGACCTCAGGGGCAGGAGTGCCCCCACCTTGACAG GTGGAGACTCCAAGGTCCCTCCTCGAAGGCGGCTCTACACGGCGAGTTTGCCTCCTGAGGGGTACGTCCCAGCCCCCCCAGAGCCGCAGGCCAGCCCGGCCTCCGAGGACAGCTCGGGCAGCGATGACGCGGGGAAAGGATGCCCCCTCTCAG atcaGGATTTTCACGATCAACCAAAGAGAAGAAGAGCTAGAAagcataaatcaaagaaaaattttaaagatcccAATAATATTCATGGAGAACAAGAAGAATTAGAGAAGCAGCAGAGTCTTTTGCAAGAAAAATTGCAGCCACAGTGCACAGATGGCCCCACCatcagcagaaataaaaaaaggaaactgaaaaagaaacagcaaattaaaaggaaaaaagcagcCGGCGTGATCACCAAAGCTTCTGGCGTCAACTTCCTGTACCAGCCCGAGCAGAGCGACAGTGAACGCGACGTCGAGCACCAAAGTGATGGCGAGGACGGCGCAGACGCCCGCGGGGGGGACGGCGCAGACGCCCGCGAGGGGGACGGTGCAGATGCCCGCGAGGGGGATGGCGCAGACGCCCACGAGGGGGACGGCGCAGACGCCCGCGGGCACTGCAGTACAGACACCAGTGAGGAAAACCATAAAGACAGCAATGAGGAAGGTGTTAAAAGTATCAGTGAAAAGGCGGCTGGTATCCTGAATTTTCTAAAGTCAAcacaagaaatttatttttatgacg GTATCTGCCAGGATCCAGGCTCCGCCGTCCTCCTGGAAACCACTCAGGAGCTATTTAAGCATCTTGACAGTCACGGCCTGTCCCCCTCAGATGTGCTCCTGCTGGATCACATGAAAAGCCTGTTGCTTCTGCAAGATACCAAAGGGCTGAGACGAGCCCTCGAAATGTTCCCGGAACGCTGCACACTGCCGGCAG ctgCCGCAGCCTCAGGGACCTGGGCAGGCGAAAGCCCGCCCTTGGGCACGGTGTCCCGGTGCGGAGACGAAGACGGGATGAAGACATGA